A DNA window from Nitrospira sp. contains the following coding sequences:
- a CDS encoding Modification methylase SalI (MaGe:77308501), protein MIACQDNSVEMRRQAMQVDIDTRKSSAERNRLGQFATPNVLAVDIVRYVESLITNRRKSGIRFADPSIGSGSFFSAALAVFGSKRLKSAVGVELDPAFADAARELWSDAGLEVVRGDFTRIVANGSCPAAPNVVLANPPYVRHHHMDREEKERLQRLVFKMTGVEVNGLAGLYVYFLLLATAWMEDGGIAAWLIPSEFMDVNYGAALKDYLTSKVTLLRAHRFDPDDVQFGDALVSSVVLVFRKTPPAAAHAVEFTYGGTLAEPHARELIQHERLCESRKWTAYPSHTKNDRHRLSTENGPTLGDFFRVQRGIATGCNKFFILDRAEAKRRGLPGTCLRPILPGPRHLKATIVDAEADGYPLIDRQLCVIDCGLPESMVEAKHPALWEYLQTAQTLGVMDGYLIGKRNPWYKQEQREPALFLCTYMGRGSADKRPFRFIWNRSKAIGTNLYLMLYPKDSLAEMLSHHPDRAKAVHALLGQVTGHELRGEGRVYGGGLNKIEPSELARISAESFVERWPELRTDVQIQIKLFG, encoded by the coding sequence ATGATTGCATGCCAGGACAACTCGGTTGAAATGCGCCGTCAGGCGATGCAGGTCGATATCGATACACGCAAATCGTCTGCTGAGCGGAATCGCCTGGGTCAGTTTGCTACTCCGAATGTTCTCGCCGTCGATATCGTCCGGTATGTCGAATCGCTTATCACCAACCGGCGTAAGAGCGGGATTCGCTTCGCCGATCCTTCGATAGGTTCTGGTAGCTTTTTCTCTGCGGCGCTTGCCGTCTTTGGCTCGAAGAGATTGAAGAGCGCCGTGGGGGTCGAACTTGATCCCGCGTTCGCGGATGCCGCTCGCGAGTTGTGGTCCGATGCCGGACTTGAGGTGGTGCGGGGTGACTTCACCCGCATTGTCGCCAACGGGTCGTGTCCTGCCGCACCCAATGTCGTCTTGGCAAACCCACCGTACGTTCGTCATCACCACATGGATCGGGAAGAAAAGGAACGCCTCCAGCGCCTCGTGTTCAAAATGACCGGTGTTGAGGTGAATGGCCTTGCGGGTTTATATGTCTACTTTCTGCTTCTGGCTACGGCCTGGATGGAGGATGGCGGGATTGCGGCCTGGCTCATTCCATCTGAGTTTATGGATGTGAACTACGGAGCCGCTCTCAAGGACTATCTCACGAGCAAGGTAACACTTCTTCGTGCCCATCGCTTCGATCCTGATGATGTTCAATTCGGTGATGCTCTTGTGTCGTCAGTCGTACTGGTGTTCCGAAAAACGCCACCCGCTGCCGCTCATGCCGTCGAATTTACGTATGGCGGCACGCTGGCTGAACCGCACGCCCGCGAGCTAATCCAGCATGAACGATTGTGCGAATCTCGCAAGTGGACTGCGTACCCGAGTCACACCAAGAACGACCGGCACAGGCTGAGCACCGAGAATGGTCCGACACTTGGCGACTTTTTCCGCGTCCAGCGGGGCATCGCCACCGGCTGCAATAAGTTTTTCATTCTCGATCGTGCGGAAGCGAAGCGCCGTGGGCTTCCCGGTACATGCCTCCGTCCAATCCTTCCTGGCCCGCGCCACCTCAAGGCCACAATCGTTGACGCGGAGGCTGATGGCTATCCACTCATCGACCGCCAATTGTGCGTCATCGATTGTGGCCTGCCTGAGTCGATGGTTGAGGCGAAGCACCCGGCCTTGTGGGAGTATCTGCAAACTGCTCAGACTCTTGGCGTCATGGACGGTTATCTGATCGGCAAGCGCAACCCCTGGTACAAACAGGAACAGCGAGAGCCTGCTCTCTTTCTCTGCACGTACATGGGCCGTGGTTCTGCGGACAAACGGCCGTTTCGTTTCATCTGGAACCGTTCGAAGGCGATTGGAACGAATCTCTATCTCATGCTCTACCCGAAGGACAGTCTCGCGGAGATGTTGAGCCATCATCCTGACCGTGCCAAAGCCGTTCACGCTCTGCTCGGGCAAGTGACCGGTCATGAGCTTCGCGGCGAAGGCCGGGTCTATGGTGGAGGGCTAAACAAGATTGAGCCAAGCGAGCTGGCGCGCATTTCCGCAGAATCGTTTGTCGAACGTTGGCCGGAGCTCAGGACTGATGTTCAGATACAGATAAAGCTTTTCGGATAA
- a CDS encoding Type-2 restriction enzyme SalI (MaGe:77308502) has translation MKPKRINADKPHLWNADIAASVDQFNRWFMRFAPKAFRSTRKTTAGHVKAALLATHDLRRIDGATLKNNPSVLSTLRMCTAPPLAVDRLIGLARVSKNLVGRMEDGKLPAKMNAGDLKTELTKLCRIISRLLDRDIFPWLDTAKEPVEQQRERASTIIADRLTNSLADPEIRNAQERRQLNAIAKFLKAKGYAEQPHSSSKPLTDMQPGTYCFRLNLVMTKGQKVKVPVDVAIQPKRPTLDRLPLLIEAKSAGDFTNTNKRRKEEAKKMRQLKSAYGVHIRYILFLGGYFDGGYLGYAVIDGFDWVWEHRIDDLVKLGL, from the coding sequence ATGAAGCCGAAACGCATCAATGCCGACAAGCCGCATCTCTGGAACGCAGATATTGCGGCCTCCGTTGACCAGTTCAACCGGTGGTTCATGCGCTTTGCACCCAAGGCGTTCCGTTCCACACGCAAAACGACTGCCGGACATGTAAAGGCTGCGCTACTCGCCACCCATGATCTGCGCCGCATCGATGGCGCCACTCTCAAAAATAATCCGAGTGTGCTGTCAACGCTTCGTATGTGTACGGCTCCGCCATTAGCCGTGGATCGTTTGATCGGCTTGGCCCGCGTGAGTAAGAACCTTGTCGGTCGGATGGAAGATGGCAAGCTTCCAGCCAAAATGAATGCTGGTGATTTGAAAACGGAGTTGACCAAACTCTGCCGCATTATCTCCAGGCTGCTGGACCGTGATATTTTTCCTTGGCTGGACACAGCGAAAGAGCCGGTCGAGCAGCAGCGAGAGCGAGCTTCGACCATCATTGCTGACCGGCTCACCAACTCCCTTGCAGACCCTGAGATCCGTAACGCCCAGGAGCGAAGGCAGCTCAACGCAATCGCAAAGTTCCTAAAGGCCAAGGGCTATGCCGAGCAGCCGCATTCTTCTTCAAAACCGCTCACTGATATGCAACCCGGTACGTATTGCTTCCGACTGAATCTAGTAATGACCAAAGGACAGAAGGTCAAGGTGCCTGTGGATGTTGCAATACAGCCGAAGCGACCGACACTGGATCGTCTTCCCCTCTTAATTGAAGCAAAATCGGCGGGCGATTTCACGAACACAAACAAACGGCGTAAAGAGGAGGCCAAGAAAATGCGCCAACTCAAATCCGCGTACGGTGTGCATATTCGATATATTCTTTTCCTTGGTGGTTATTTTGATGGTGGGTACCTGGGCTATGCCGTCATCGACGGGTTCGATTGGGTGTGGGAGCATCGCATTGATGATCTTGTGAAGTTGGGATTGTGA
- a CDS encoding HicB-like domain-containing protein (MaGe:77308503) — protein MRYAIVIEKAPSNYAAYVPDLPGCIATGSTVTETESLIREAIEFHLEGLRADGLPISPPSSRVEYVDIPA, from the coding sequence ATGCGGTACGCGATTGTGATCGAGAAAGCCCCTTCAAACTACGCTGCGTATGTTCCAGACTTGCCGGGCTGTATTGCCACTGGTTCGACCGTGACAGAAACAGAGTCTCTCATCCGTGAAGCCATCGAGTTTCATCTAGAAGGGCTCAGGGCTGACGGCCTTCCGATCTCTCCTCCCAGCAGCCGAGTCGAATACGTCGATATTCCCGCGTAA
- a CDS encoding hypothetical protein (Evidence 5 : Unknown function; MaGe:77308507) — protein sequence MAAPYHSIDRGCGSFSAGGKRCAHELPLSEALFAAEWVKRRLEAFPATMLIEDGLDYTVWHGNGKMRQ from the coding sequence ATGGCCGCACCCTACCACAGCATAGATCGTGGATGCGGGAGTTTTTCTGCGGGTGGGAAACGGTGTGCGCACGAGCTTCCATTGTCAGAGGCATTGTTCGCCGCTGAGTGGGTGAAGCGTAGACTAGAAGCGTTTCCTGCTACGATGTTAATTGAGGATGGGCTTGATTATACTGTTTGGCACGGGAACGGTAAGATGCGACAGTGA
- a CDS encoding conserved exported protein of unknown function (Evidence 4 : Unknown function but conserved in other organisms; MaGe:77308508) → MAPSRLTHRSSRLTSLSRATLCATLLFSTLAGCQMLPSKSAMPGIASKSRMYTSVVDRLAVAVQPDIEKQQGSQQTRVLATHAIGRDVPARYKRRIALHTLTDPWAGFSSLEHQGLLMADLSAGGMDNVPALLDVMEAAVDRTSEYFKPLPFPGTTIQRDIVSFLTDTLEDAAIQRERALANLSEDERRFLFKHVRTLADQFAPHSTEPILDRAAHRKLDAEFARLVDEQLDYAALIASAQTLARLGNDRFLQNLAKTFRQQPPIPQPPPGITGDVLFAQQTRAGLLVIGGPGANTYDLDRRTLLVIDLGGDDAYHGIIASSGDIDHGIGMVLDLAGNDTYTSDPLGLATGRLGVGLLADLDGDDVYQLDQGSGGTGFAGIGILFDRKGNDVYMGSRFTQGAAFGGLGLLIDLAGNDRYTSHAFAIGFGGPLGMGAVIDHAGSDVYQCGDKYPSLYHQPNAPAAKPDESAMPSLCAGMGSGAGLDGGNGKADAQLPTLAGGLGYLIDLEGQDHYRSGDVAQGAGYYFGVGVVLDLGGDDNRAGGRATVGAADQYGAGLFVDAHGADRYAPSGPAHALSAASGRSVSLVIDATTTPDTYDLTRSAGLGAADGESWALFIDEGGADRYQRPAGLGSGTSNSLGLFFDLAGLDSYDGPSETPPSSTSGRGNERTIRGTGGLFQDR, encoded by the coding sequence ATGGCACCATCGCGTTTGACTCATCGTAGCTCGCGTCTCACAAGCCTGAGCCGCGCCACACTCTGCGCAACGCTCCTGTTCTCCACGCTGGCCGGCTGCCAGATGCTTCCCTCCAAATCGGCCATGCCGGGCATCGCATCGAAAAGCCGGATGTATACATCCGTCGTGGACCGGCTCGCCGTGGCGGTGCAACCGGACATCGAAAAGCAGCAAGGCTCCCAACAGACTCGTGTCCTCGCTACACATGCCATCGGACGCGATGTGCCGGCGCGGTACAAGCGGCGCATTGCCCTCCATACCCTCACCGATCCCTGGGCCGGATTTTCCTCGCTGGAACATCAGGGGCTGCTGATGGCTGACCTGTCCGCGGGCGGCATGGACAACGTGCCGGCGCTCCTGGATGTGATGGAGGCCGCCGTCGACCGCACCTCTGAATACTTCAAACCGCTCCCCTTTCCAGGCACAACGATCCAGCGCGACATCGTCTCCTTCTTGACCGACACGCTGGAAGATGCGGCCATCCAGCGGGAAAGAGCGCTGGCGAATCTCTCCGAGGATGAACGGCGGTTTCTCTTTAAGCATGTCCGAACCCTGGCCGACCAGTTTGCGCCCCACTCAACCGAGCCGATCCTAGACCGCGCGGCGCACCGCAAACTCGATGCCGAATTCGCCCGGCTCGTGGATGAACAGCTCGATTATGCCGCGCTCATCGCATCGGCGCAGACCCTGGCGCGGCTGGGCAACGACCGCTTTCTTCAGAACCTCGCCAAGACGTTTCGACAACAGCCTCCGATTCCGCAGCCGCCCCCCGGCATCACCGGCGACGTGCTCTTCGCGCAACAGACTCGCGCCGGCTTACTCGTCATCGGCGGGCCGGGCGCCAATACTTACGATTTGGATCGCCGAACACTGCTCGTCATCGACCTCGGCGGAGACGATGCCTATCATGGCATCATCGCGTCGTCCGGCGACATCGACCACGGCATCGGCATGGTGCTCGACTTGGCCGGCAACGATACCTATACGAGCGACCCGCTCGGACTGGCCACCGGCCGGCTCGGCGTCGGATTGCTCGCCGATCTGGACGGCGACGACGTCTATCAGCTCGATCAAGGCTCCGGCGGCACCGGCTTCGCCGGCATCGGCATCCTCTTCGACCGCAAGGGCAATGACGTCTATATGGGAAGCCGGTTCACGCAAGGCGCGGCCTTCGGTGGGCTCGGTCTCCTCATCGATCTGGCCGGGAACGACCGCTACACCAGCCACGCCTTCGCCATCGGATTCGGAGGTCCCCTGGGAATGGGCGCGGTCATCGATCATGCCGGCAGCGACGTCTATCAATGCGGCGACAAATATCCCAGTCTGTACCATCAGCCGAACGCGCCGGCGGCCAAACCAGACGAATCGGCCATGCCGTCTCTCTGCGCCGGCATGGGGAGCGGCGCGGGTCTGGATGGCGGCAATGGCAAAGCGGACGCCCAGCTCCCAACCCTGGCCGGCGGACTCGGTTACCTCATCGATCTCGAAGGCCAGGACCACTATCGCAGCGGCGACGTGGCTCAGGGAGCCGGGTATTACTTCGGCGTCGGCGTCGTACTCGATCTCGGTGGAGACGACAATCGCGCCGGAGGGCGGGCCACGGTCGGCGCCGCCGACCAGTATGGCGCCGGGCTGTTTGTGGATGCCCACGGCGCCGACCGCTACGCGCCTTCCGGGCCGGCCCATGCGCTAAGCGCCGCGAGCGGGCGCAGTGTAAGCCTCGTCATTGACGCCACAACGACGCCCGATACCTACGACCTCACTCGCAGCGCCGGGCTGGGCGCAGCCGACGGCGAATCCTGGGCGCTCTTCATCGATGAAGGAGGCGCCGACCGCTATCAAAGACCAGCCGGGTTAGGCTCCGGCACCTCGAACAGCCTCGGCCTCTTCTTCGATCTCGCCGGTCTGGACAGCTATGACGGTCCATCCGAAACTCCGCCCTCTTCCACATCCGGCCGCGGGAACGAACGGACCATCCGTGGCACCGGTGGCCTGTTCCAAGATCGCTGA
- a CDS encoding Lon protease (MaGe:77308509), which yields MNSENKVLTLPVLPIKRTVLFPGVMMPLTIGRERSMAAVQAAMKTEEKMILVVAQRDSQTETPGLSDLYTIGTKAIIKQIGQSSEGAIHAFVQGVDRVAIIEETQSAPYAIARVRSLDRPSETGTEVQAMHRAIQELVTELPRVIQAPGMQEASEALSHEDDPVALAYRLASLVNLSVAEEQKLLESTATLELLRALYVALSKEIQILQLRDKITSDAQAKIGKNQREYMLREQLKTIQQELGEGDNDDNDLALLKKKVAETDLPDAVRKEAERELGRLAKVPPSSAEHQVLRTYLELVLELPWKKASEDQLDLANVRQVLEADHYGIKEVKDRIVEHLAVLKLNPTAKAPILCLVGPPGVGKTSLGQSVAKAMGRTFERLSLGGVHDEAELRGHRRTYVGALPGHIIQAVRRAGVNNPVLLLDEIDKMGRDFRGDPAAALLEILDPAQNHTFRDHYLDLPFDLSKVFFITTANTLDTISQPLLDRMEIIRLQGYSEHEKAEIAARYLWPRRLKEAGLNAEQALLPDDVLNLVIGRYTREAGVRQLERMLGRLTRKVALAFAELPEGQERQPVTIRQEMLDEWLGSERFMPEEARKNLPPGVATGLAWTPAGGDVLYIETTLLPGSHELTLTGQLGDVMQESARAARSYLWSHAESMGLDISKFKRNGVHIHVPSGAIPKDGPSAGITMATALASSYVGKAVRSDTAMTGEISLSGLVLPVGGIKEKVLAAHRAGIRRIILPKANEKDLKEIPQEVRDELTVIPVERIEEVLPAAFNQDLPTASAAERDEPLATSTLS from the coding sequence ATGAACAGCGAGAACAAAGTGTTGACCCTCCCCGTACTGCCGATCAAGCGGACTGTCTTATTCCCCGGCGTCATGATGCCGCTAACCATCGGTCGCGAGCGCTCGATGGCCGCCGTGCAAGCCGCCATGAAGACAGAAGAAAAAATGATCCTGGTCGTGGCGCAGCGCGACTCGCAGACCGAAACGCCGGGCCTGAGCGACCTCTATACGATCGGCACGAAAGCCATCATTAAGCAGATCGGCCAATCCTCGGAAGGCGCCATTCACGCGTTTGTCCAAGGCGTGGACCGCGTGGCGATCATCGAGGAAACCCAATCGGCCCCCTATGCGATCGCGCGGGTTCGGTCGCTGGACCGCCCGTCGGAAACCGGCACGGAAGTGCAGGCCATGCATCGGGCCATTCAGGAGCTGGTGACGGAACTGCCGCGCGTCATCCAAGCCCCCGGCATGCAAGAGGCCAGCGAAGCCTTAAGCCATGAGGACGATCCGGTGGCGCTCGCGTATCGCCTGGCCTCGTTGGTCAATCTCAGCGTGGCGGAAGAGCAAAAGCTGCTCGAAAGCACCGCGACACTGGAGCTCTTGCGCGCCCTCTATGTGGCCTTGTCCAAGGAGATTCAAATTCTCCAACTCCGCGACAAGATCACGAGCGATGCGCAGGCGAAGATCGGCAAGAACCAGCGTGAGTACATGCTGCGCGAGCAATTGAAGACGATCCAGCAGGAATTGGGCGAAGGCGACAACGACGACAACGACCTCGCGCTTCTCAAGAAGAAGGTCGCGGAAACGGACTTGCCCGATGCGGTGCGGAAGGAAGCCGAGCGCGAGCTTGGACGGCTGGCCAAAGTGCCGCCGTCTTCAGCCGAGCATCAGGTGCTCCGCACGTATCTAGAGCTGGTGCTCGAACTGCCTTGGAAGAAGGCGTCGGAAGATCAGCTCGACCTGGCCAACGTCCGGCAGGTGCTGGAAGCGGATCACTATGGCATCAAGGAAGTCAAAGACCGGATCGTGGAGCATCTCGCGGTCCTGAAATTGAATCCGACCGCCAAGGCGCCCATCCTCTGCTTAGTCGGCCCTCCGGGTGTCGGCAAGACGAGCTTGGGGCAATCGGTCGCCAAGGCTATGGGACGGACGTTCGAGCGGCTCAGCCTGGGCGGCGTCCATGATGAAGCCGAGTTGCGCGGCCATCGCCGCACGTATGTCGGGGCGTTGCCGGGGCACATCATTCAAGCCGTGCGGCGGGCCGGGGTGAATAATCCCGTGCTCCTGCTCGATGAAATCGACAAGATGGGGCGCGACTTCCGCGGCGATCCCGCGGCAGCCCTGTTGGAGATTCTTGATCCGGCGCAGAACCACACGTTCCGCGACCACTATCTGGATCTCCCCTTCGATTTGTCGAAGGTGTTCTTCATCACGACGGCCAATACGCTGGACACGATCAGCCAGCCGCTGTTGGACCGGATGGAAATCATCCGGCTGCAAGGCTACAGCGAACACGAGAAGGCGGAAATCGCCGCTCGCTATCTCTGGCCGAGACGCTTGAAGGAAGCAGGATTGAATGCCGAGCAGGCCTTGTTGCCCGACGACGTGTTGAACCTCGTCATCGGCCGGTACACCCGGGAAGCCGGTGTGCGCCAGCTGGAGCGGATGCTCGGACGATTGACGAGAAAGGTGGCGCTGGCGTTCGCCGAACTTCCGGAAGGCCAGGAGCGGCAGCCGGTGACCATTCGCCAAGAGATGCTGGACGAATGGCTTGGCTCAGAACGGTTCATGCCGGAAGAGGCCAGAAAGAATCTGCCTCCCGGTGTGGCGACCGGATTGGCCTGGACACCGGCCGGCGGCGACGTGCTGTACATCGAGACGACGTTGCTACCCGGCAGCCATGAGCTGACCTTGACCGGACAGCTCGGCGACGTGATGCAGGAGTCCGCCAGAGCGGCGCGGAGTTATCTCTGGTCGCATGCCGAAAGCATGGGGCTCGATATCTCCAAGTTCAAACGCAATGGCGTCCACATCCACGTGCCGTCCGGAGCGATTCCGAAAGACGGCCCGTCAGCCGGCATCACAATGGCCACGGCGCTCGCCTCGTCCTACGTGGGCAAAGCGGTCCGGAGCGATACGGCCATGACGGGAGAGATCAGCTTGAGTGGCTTGGTGCTGCCGGTCGGCGGCATCAAGGAGAAAGTGCTGGCGGCCCATCGCGCGGGCATCAGGCGGATCATTCTGCCGAAGGCCAACGAGAAGGACCTGAAGGAAATCCCGCAGGAAGTCCGCGACGAGCTCACCGTCATTCCGGTGGAGCGGATCGAAGAAGTCCTGCCGGCGGCCTTCAATCAGGATCTCCCCACAGCCTCCGCGGCTGAACGGGATGAACCGCTCGCTACTTCGACCCTCTCGTAA
- a CDS encoding putative mRNA interferase HigB (Evidence 3 : Putative function from multiple computational evidences; MaGe:77308510), with translation MHIITRKRLEDFAQAHPDARVALQHWFTIVRKTDYASFVDLRRTFPSADQVDRFAVFNIGGNKFRLIAAFHYNRKKLYIRHILTHAEYDRDIWRT, from the coding sequence GTGCACATCATTACGCGAAAACGCCTCGAAGACTTCGCGCAAGCTCATCCGGACGCGCGAGTGGCGTTGCAGCACTGGTTCACGATTGTGCGTAAGACCGACTATGCATCCTTCGTCGACCTGCGGAGAACGTTTCCTTCGGCTGATCAGGTAGACAGGTTTGCGGTCTTCAACATCGGAGGAAACAAATTCAGGCTCATCGCAGCCTTTCATTACAATCGGAAGAAATTGTACATCCGACACATCCTGACGCACGCAGAATACGACCGGGACATCTGGAGGACCTGA
- a CDS encoding HTH cro/C1-type domain-containing protein (MaGe:77308511), whose protein sequence is MLAKYIQEANTDYRRIRQRIPLGPLRTEAEYTRAVTVLDEIVDEIGGQETHPLADLAETLGLFIESYEDAHIPFSDSSAPEILRTLMDEHGLSQSDLPEIGSQGVLSEILSGKRDLNVRQITQLAARFDVSPTLFIPIVKKPARRRTSKTRKTNA, encoded by the coding sequence ATGCTCGCCAAGTACATTCAAGAGGCCAATACCGACTACCGCCGCATCCGGCAGCGGATTCCACTTGGGCCATTGCGAACGGAAGCCGAATACACCCGCGCAGTAACCGTTCTTGATGAAATCGTGGATGAAATCGGCGGGCAAGAAACCCATCCTCTCGCAGACCTAGCCGAGACGCTCGGCCTCTTTATCGAATCCTACGAAGATGCGCACATTCCGTTCTCAGACTCATCCGCTCCTGAGATCCTCCGCACCTTGATGGATGAACATGGGCTCAGCCAATCGGACCTGCCTGAGATCGGCAGCCAGGGCGTCCTGTCGGAAATTCTTTCTGGAAAGCGTGATCTGAACGTCCGTCAAATTACTCAACTGGCCGCACGTTTCGATGTCTCACCCACACTCTTCATACCCATCGTCAAAAAACCGGCCAGACGCCGCACTTCGAAAACAAGAAAAACAAACGCGTGA
- a CDS encoding Putative Lipolytic enzyme, GDSL family (Evidence 3 : Putative function from multiple computational evidences; MaGe:77308512), with protein sequence MSQHEQVVARVRQGAVDLLMIGDSITQGWNDEGRRVWERYYAYRRAVNLGFNSDRTEQVLWRLEHGEIDGIHPKVAVIMIGTNNSGSRNDPPEETAAGVQAIVTLLRAKLSGIKILLLGIFPRSATAADSLRLVNSRINDRLHGFADGRHVFYLDLSQVFLNHDGRLKRDLMPDLLHPNEQGYQVWADRMEPQLKTLLGE encoded by the coding sequence ATGTCGCAACATGAACAGGTTGTAGCGCGCGTGCGCCAGGGGGCTGTCGATCTGCTCATGATCGGCGATTCCATTACGCAGGGGTGGAACGATGAGGGGCGGCGGGTGTGGGAGCGCTATTACGCGTATCGCCGGGCGGTGAATCTGGGATTCAACAGTGACCGGACGGAACAGGTCTTATGGAGACTGGAGCATGGCGAGATTGATGGTATCCATCCCAAGGTAGCCGTGATCATGATCGGGACGAATAATTCAGGAAGCAGGAATGACCCGCCAGAAGAGACGGCTGCTGGCGTGCAGGCAATTGTGACGCTCTTGCGGGCGAAACTTTCTGGAATCAAAATTCTTCTTCTCGGGATCTTTCCACGAAGCGCCACCGCCGCCGATTCGCTTCGGCTTGTGAACAGCAGAATCAATGATCGCTTGCATGGATTCGCCGATGGCCGGCATGTGTTCTATCTCGATCTCAGTCAGGTGTTTCTTAATCATGATGGACGATTGAAACGGGATCTCATGCCGGATCTCTTGCATCCAAACGAACAGGGCTATCAAGTCTGGGCCGACCGGATGGAGCCGCAGCTCAAAACGTTGCTGGGTGAATGA
- a CDS encoding Twitching motility protein PilT (MaGe:77308513), giving the protein MKCLLDTCTFLWIIAGAKELSPTAEEIFANPANEVLLSAVSVWEISVKHSLGKLPLPKAVERFVIEQRERHGIAVLPLDERAVLHLHKLPALHRDPFDRMLICQAIEHDCTLLTPDPLIAQYPVRVQW; this is encoded by the coding sequence GTGAAGTGCCTTCTCGATACCTGCACCTTTTTGTGGATCATTGCTGGGGCGAAAGAGTTATCTCCGACTGCGGAGGAGATTTTTGCGAATCCCGCCAACGAGGTGCTCCTGAGCGCAGTGTCCGTCTGGGAGATTTCCGTGAAGCATTCTCTTGGGAAGCTGCCTCTGCCGAAAGCGGTTGAGCGTTTCGTCATTGAGCAGCGGGAACGACATGGGATTGCGGTCCTTCCGCTCGATGAACGGGCGGTCCTCCACCTTCACAAACTTCCGGCATTGCACCGAGACCCGTTTGACCGGATGCTCATCTGTCAGGCCATTGAACATGACTGCACCCTGCTGACACCAGACCCTTTGATTGCCCAATATCCAGTTCGGGTGCAGTGGTAG
- a CDS encoding Antitoxin (MaGe:77308514), translating into MIKLNIHEAKTHLSKYLAKLKGGERIVLCNRNHPIAEITALPVRPIEPRPIGLAKGRFSVPPSFFEPLPDDLLDAIEGTRG; encoded by the coding sequence ATGATTAAGTTGAATATCCATGAAGCGAAGACGCACCTATCCAAGTACCTGGCGAAACTGAAGGGTGGGGAACGGATCGTGTTGTGTAATCGCAATCATCCTATTGCGGAGATTACGGCCTTGCCGGTGCGTCCGATTGAACCTCGCCCCATTGGTCTTGCGAAAGGCCGCTTCTCTGTTCCACCATCTTTTTTCGAGCCGTTGCCTGATGATCTGCTCGATGCCATTGAAGGCACGCGCGGGTGA
- a CDS encoding hypothetical protein (Evidence 4 : Unknown function but conserved in other organisms; MaGe:77308515) has translation MTTNSPIASETVNCANGQCGRPLDTKFNQGYPDSTVPPGNIHKRYDLSLPPFQVVCMKCGHYTLRYQRNRPD, from the coding sequence ATGACTACAAATTCTCCTATCGCTTCAGAAACTGTGAACTGTGCGAATGGCCAGTGTGGAAGGCCGCTCGACACGAAGTTCAATCAAGGCTACCCCGATTCGACGGTGCCGCCCGGCAATATCCACAAACGCTACGATCTCTCCCTCCCGCCATTCCAAGTCGTGTGCATGAAATGTGGACACTATACGCTCCGGTATCAGCGGAACCGGCCTGACTGA
- a CDS encoding hypothetical protein (Evidence 5 : Unknown function; MaGe:77308516) produces MKINPLASRPQYAQQRLAGGTLVRHQEQYYVRHHFAFLTLRINACSMVTPLETSTSYTWLSDRAMVRS; encoded by the coding sequence GTGAAGATAAATCCTCTCGCTTCGCGACCTCAATACGCTCAACAGAGATTGGCTGGTGGAACATTGGTCCGACATCAAGAACAATATTATGTCAGGCACCATTTCGCCTTTCTGACGCTTCGCATCAACGCCTGCTCAATGGTGACACCCCTAGAAACCAGCACCTCTTACACTTGGCTCAGTGACCGTGCTATGGTGCGCTCATGA
- a CDS encoding hypothetical protein (Evidence 5 : Unknown function; MaGe:77308517) produces the protein MVNELAKLSWNMQAYRTLDEFGAFALGVPGVFFDNGYSHPNLAWRILRTNNLIERSDATQQLLDAFEAARQRSSNPTPLH, from the coding sequence GTGGTTAACGAATTGGCGAAGCTGAGCTGGAATATGCAGGCATATAGGACGCTCGACGAGTTCGGTGCGTTTGCCCTGGGTGTGCCGGGCGTGTTTTTCGACAACGGTTACTCGCATCCCAACCTGGCATGGCGCATTCTGAGGACAAACAATCTCATTGAGCGAAGTGATGCGACACAGCAACTTCTTGATGCCTTTGAGGCGGCCCGCCAACGCAGTTCCAACCCGACGCCCCTTCATTAA